TCTTCGTCCCCTCGAGGCAACCTTCTGCTGCTCGTCTCATCACCGTGGCGTGACTGAAGCGGCTTCCCATCCAACGATCTCTCAAGTCGGCATGGGCATCCAAGTGAACCACTCGTAGGTGAGGCCAGGCGCAAGACGCCGCCTTTATGGCACCGTAAGATACCAGATGATCGCCTCCGAGCAACAGGACCCTCTTTTTTAGCTCGATGAACTTGCGGCTTGTGGTCTCTATAATGCCCATGGCTCGGTCCGCATCTCCTGGCGGTAAAGCAAGATCACCCACGTCGTAGAAAGGGACGTCGGCGACATCTTTGAGATGATAAAGGCTAAACGACTCGAGATGTAGCGACTCCGCCCTTATTGCTCCAGGTCCAAGCCGACTCCCGCCTACGCGCGAAGCCGTGGCATCCATGGGCGCGCCTGCGATAACCCACCGTGCCCGAGATAAGTTGTGGTCGCTTCCTATGTAGCGTGGCATGCCTTTTCCTTTGTCTGCATCTTAGCATCTCTTCCAATTAAATCTTTCAAGAATTTCGGCAGGATAAAAGCAGAGTGGTGCAGATCCTTCGTATAGTAACGCACATCAAGCGGTGCAGAACTCCTTGTCTCTCTGGGATCGTAAAGCTTCGAACCTATGGCATAGGTCCACAGTCCGGTGGGGTACGTAGGGACAGCCCCCCAATACAGAAACGATATAGGGAAGACTTCGCGGAGGGCTAAAAACGTGGAGGAGACGATCTCTGGCTCGGCAAAAGGGGACTCGGTCTGAGCTACTATTATTCCATCGCTTTTGAGTGCGTTGGCGGCAGTGGCAAAAAAAGATTTCTCGTAGAGCCCGGCAGCAAAATCAACGGGATCAGTGCTGTCGACGATGATGACGTTGAACTCATCTACGTGCTCTTTCACATAAACCAGGGCATCCATGGTCGCTATCTCAACCTTGGGATGGTCCAAGGCACAGCTTACCGAAGGGAAATACGCGCGCGACGTCTCTATGACGGCTTCGTCTATATCCACCAACGTTACCCGCTCCACCGAGTCGTGTTTGATGACCTCGCGCACAACGCCGCCATCCCCGCCGCCCACCACTAATACCCGCTTAGGGGTAGGATGAGCGCACATAGCCACATGGGTTATCATCTCATGATAGGTGAACTCGTCCCTCTCTGTGATTTGAATAGCTCCGTCCAGGGCCAAAAGTCTTCCGTATTCCGCCGTTTCTACCACCAGGATATGCTGATACTGGGTTTGCTTGTTGACCAATATCTCCTTTATGCGGAGGCCTAAGCGCATGTCTGGCTTTTGATACTCCGTATACCAAAGATCTGGGCTTCGTCTGTCCATCGGTTGCATGTTATCAACGCTCCCGCTCATAGAATAACGGACATGCCGCTATGACGGCTCCGCATTCGTTCACCACGTGCTCAATGGCCTTAACCTTGACTTCCTTTAAGGGATAACCGCGAAAGGCAAACGCCTCCCTTACCATCTCTTCGACCCTTAAAGAAGCCTCATCGGCTGAAGTGAAAGCGGAGAATTCCATAATCATACCGGACAGCGCCGGGTCTTCTGGGACGCCTACGCCGATAGCCGCTGCGATTCTCTCTCCTGGCACGTCGCTCGTGATGGAGCCGTATGCCACCGGCAAAAGAGAACCGGCGGGTATATCGAGGCGGCTTGCCAATGTGCAGCCAGGTGGCAAGACACTGCTTACTCTAAGCAGGTTCATATTACCTATACCTGCGTCCAGTAGCGCAACGTCGAAAGCGGTAAGCTTCTTTTTGCCTTCACCTTTGCCCACTACGAGCATATACAACGTTGGCAGTGGGAGCATTAAACACAACACCCTCCTCTGATTGCAAATTCAAAGATCGTCGAGCGGGTTCATTATAGCCTCTACAGATGCGCCGTCAATAATCACTCGGCTCTGTTCTTTGTTTTTGCGGGCTTTAATGAGTAATCGATGAGCGGTCGCGCCTTATGCAGCTAAGCGACGAATGCACATCTCCCAGTGATGCGTGATCCGTTAGCTGTAATCCGTAAATATACCACTCTTCACTCATAGCTCATCACTCATGCCTCGTCTTCGCTTCCACTCTTCCACTATTTTGGGCAGCTCCTCGTCAATTTTGTCCAATGGAATATATGCCTCAACCCTGCCGGCCGAAAAGGCTATAATCCCGTGAGGGGAACCGGCAAACCCCAAATCTGCCTCTTGGGCCTCGCGCGGACCGTTCACCTCGCACCCCATGACTGCCACCTTCAATCCATCCGGCAGTCCTTTGAGGTGTGGTCTTATCACGGACAGGAGGGATGTGACGTCTACGCGCCGCCTGCCGCACAACGGACAGGATATGATCTGTATTCCTTTATGGCGCAATTCTAAAGCGCCCAATATGGCATAGCCCACGCGCACCTCTTCGACTGATGGCCCGGTCAAGCTCACCCTAATCGTGTCCCCGATGCCCTGGCTCAATAGGAGAGAAAGGCCTACTGCGCCCTTGACGATCCCCTCCATTCCAGGTCCTGCCTCTGTAATGCCCACGTGAAAAGGAAGGTCGGGATAGGCCTGAGCCAGCAGCGCGTTGGCTCTGACCGTGATTGGGACTGATGTGGACTTCGCGGAGAGAATGATTCTATCAAAGCCCGAGCTCAAAAGCAGATCGGCTTGCTCCTTGACGGCCAAGAAGAGGGCCCTGGCTTTGTCTCCCTTTGCCTCCTCCATCTGTTTTCTGTTGACAGAGCCGCTGTTCGAACCTATCCTTATCGTGCTCCCTCGCTCTTTAGCTATCTCCACTACTGTTCTGATATATCGGCTATCCATGTTTCCAGGGTTTGTGCGTATCGCCGCACAACCTGCCTCTATAGCGGCAATAGCCAAGCGATGGTCAAAGTGAATATCGGCCATTACTGGGATCTGAGAGCGAGATACGCATTCGGCAAGGTTTTTCTTGAGGGAGACATCTGGAAAGGCAACCCTCACAAGTTCACATCCCGCGTCAACGAGCTCATTCATCTCTTTGAAAGTTGAATCGCCATCGCTCAACGGGGTCTTTAGCATGCTTTCCACCCTTATAGGAGCTTTGCCTCCTATGGCAAGACTCCCTACGACGACACATCTTTTCATTTCTTTAGCACCCCTACTTGAGTAAGCGCATGACGTCTTGCCATGTCACGAGCAATATTAAACCTATTAACACGGCAAAGCCTACCATGTGGATATAATTCTCCAGGCGTTCTGATACTTTCTTTCTGCTTGTCATTTCGATCAACACAAATAGCAACCTTCCTCCATCAAGGGCAGGAAAGGGCACTAAATTTAAAATGCCGAGATTTAGGTTAATCACGGCTAAAAACGAGATGAAGCTCCACCACCCCTCTTTGACGGCCTCTCCAGCCATCGCAGCGATGCCCAATGGACCGGCTACCTCGACTTTCTGGCGCCCAGAAATCCAACCTATAATGGCCGTCACCATTTGTTTGCTCATCTGCCAGAGATAGGCGAATGCCCCGGCGAGTGCGCGATGAGGCGGGTATTTAATCATGGCAGGGCGTATACCAAGTAGAGGAATGCCGTATTGTGGATCGAGGAGAAGTTCTACATCGCTAAATTGAATCTTTTCTCCGCCCCTCTGAACCACCAAGTCGACCTTTCCGTCTTCTTTCGCCTTTTCCCGAAGAGCTTGAGACATCTCCACCCATGTTTTAACTTCTACTTCACTGACTTGGATTACTGTGTCTCCAGGCCGCAGGCCGATTTCCTCGGCAGGAAAGCCAACCATAACCTCGCCAACTGTCGGGTGGCTCAGGTCTAAGACCCCGTGAGCCCAGAGAAAAAGAGAAGACAAGAGGAGTGCCAGCAGCACATTGAGAAGCGGCCCGCTGGCCAATAAAAGGGCGCGAGCTCCAGCGCTCTTTTGGTAGAAACTGCGCTGCGGATCGTCTATCTCGCACTCCTGCGTTTCTCCCATGCCTGCCAAGCGGACAAACCCACCTATAGGGAAGATCCTGAACGACCATATGGTCTCTCCTTTGCGATGCCTATATAAGGCAGGGCCCATTCCGAAGGCAAATTCATGAACCTGGACTCCACACTTCCTGGCTGCCAAGAAATGGCCCATCTCGTGCAGAATTACGCTTATGCCTATTACTATTAGAAATGCCAAAATTGACATCAACACGCTGAAAACTCACCTCTTATTTTACAAGCTATCAAACTATATTGCAGAACTGGCGGTTGATTTACAATCAAAGCAAAAGTTCAAACAGCAAGTAAAAAAGCGTGCCGCTTAAGATTATGCTGTCGAAACGGTCGAGCAATCCTCCGTGACCAGGTATGAGATGACCGCTGTCTTTGACCCCTGTCTCCCTTTTGAGGAGAGACTCACTCAAATCGCCCAACTGGCCTGCTATTCCCACTAAGGTTCCC
This genomic window from Acetomicrobium sp. S15 = DSM 107314 contains:
- the ispG gene encoding flavodoxin-dependent (E)-4-hydroxy-3-methylbut-2-enyl-diphosphate synthase, whose translation is MKRCVVVGSLAIGGKAPIRVESMLKTPLSDGDSTFKEMNELVDAGCELVRVAFPDVSLKKNLAECVSRSQIPVMADIHFDHRLAIAAIEAGCAAIRTNPGNMDSRYIRTVVEIAKERGSTIRIGSNSGSVNRKQMEEAKGDKARALFLAVKEQADLLLSSGFDRIILSAKSTSVPITVRANALLAQAYPDLPFHVGITEAGPGMEGIVKGAVGLSLLLSQGIGDTIRVSLTGPSVEEVRVGYAILGALELRHKGIQIISCPLCGRRRVDVTSLLSVIRPHLKGLPDGLKVAVMGCEVNGPREAQEADLGFAGSPHGIIAFSAGRVEAYIPLDKIDEELPKIVEEWKRRRGMSDEL
- a CDS encoding M50 family metallopeptidase; the protein is MSILAFLIVIGISVILHEMGHFLAARKCGVQVHEFAFGMGPALYRHRKGETIWSFRIFPIGGFVRLAGMGETQECEIDDPQRSFYQKSAGARALLLASGPLLNVLLALLLSSLFLWAHGVLDLSHPTVGEVMVGFPAEEIGLRPGDTVIQVSEVEVKTWVEMSQALREKAKEDGKVDLVVQRGGEKIQFSDVELLLDPQYGIPLLGIRPAMIKYPPHRALAGAFAYLWQMSKQMVTAIIGWISGRQKVEVAGPLGIAAMAGEAVKEGWWSFISFLAVINLNLGILNLVPFPALDGGRLLFVLIEMTSRKKVSERLENYIHMVGFAVLIGLILLVTWQDVMRLLK
- the speB gene encoding agmatinase translates to MPRYIGSDHNLSRARWVIAGAPMDATASRVGGSRLGPGAIRAESLHLESFSLYHLKDVADVPFYDVGDLALPPGDADRAMGIIETTSRKFIELKKRVLLLGGDHLVSYGAIKAASCAWPHLRVVHLDAHADLRDRWMGSRFSHATVMRRAAEGCLEGTKRLYQFGIRSCSAEEYDWGMNHTHLFPFNLTKIEDCLDELSGVPVYISIDIDVVDPSAAPGTGTPEPGGITPDELLRALEAMKGLDVVGIDLVEVSPPQDINGITAALAAKVIREALILWG
- the speE gene encoding polyamine aminopropyltransferase produces the protein MQPMDRRSPDLWYTEYQKPDMRLGLRIKEILVNKQTQYQHILVVETAEYGRLLALDGAIQITERDEFTYHEMITHVAMCAHPTPKRVLVVGGGDGGVVREVIKHDSVERVTLVDIDEAVIETSRAYFPSVSCALDHPKVEIATMDALVYVKEHVDEFNVIIVDSTDPVDFAAGLYEKSFFATAANALKSDGIIVAQTESPFAEPEIVSSTFLALREVFPISFLYWGAVPTYPTGLWTYAIGSKLYDPRETRSSAPLDVRYYTKDLHHSAFILPKFLKDLIGRDAKMQTKEKACHAT
- a CDS encoding pyruvoyl-dependent arginine decarboxylase; translation: MLPLPTLYMLVVGKGEGKKKLTAFDVALLDAGIGNMNLLRVSSVLPPGCTLASRLDIPAGSLLPVAYGSITSDVPGERIAAAIGVGVPEDPALSGMIMEFSAFTSADEASLRVEEMVREAFAFRGYPLKEVKVKAIEHVVNECGAVIAACPLFYERER